One Gopherus evgoodei ecotype Sinaloan lineage chromosome 1, rGopEvg1_v1.p, whole genome shotgun sequence genomic window, aaatatgttttgataaacttttttttctatGTACGCAGCATATGTAaggtaattttaatttttttttttgcactttgaattgaatttgaatttctaTTCAAATAGATCTtcacacaaatcacaagtaaaaagttAATCAACTAGTAAAAGGAAATGCATCATTCACAATTTTCTAACACAAAAAACCTAAAAATGAAGAATCTAAATAAATGCCACTGAAGCGAAGTCATTGCTTAAGTCAATGGGTACAGCTGTAGCTCAGCCTCCgggttggcaaaaacaaacacCCCATTTAGTTATAGAGGCTAGATTTATTTCCAgctcaacatgttttaatggtaaCAAACCAGTGAGACGCAATTTTTCATGAGGAAAcgtaactaaaaagtacaaatgcaaaacatgattgaaactgatgatttaaatcaaggtttcctccTTGCCAATTAAAATTGGTTATTTAACTCTTTTTGGTTTACATCAGTTCCCCCTGCTAGGAGCTGTGTTACCTGGGGTGTTCAGAACTGGAGAGGACAGAGCCCTGGGGAACAGACCTCAGTGGACAATCCTGCCCTGGCCAAGGTTGGAGAGCCCAGATGGCCCCATCAGGCTTTTCCACCTTCTGGGTGGGTTacctggggtgtggggctggagggggcgcgCGTCTCCAGGTGAGCTGACCTGGCGAGGCTGCTTCTGCCCTCTAGGTAAGATCCTGGACCGCCTGATCTATGAGAATACGCCACTCACTGTGCTAGAGCTGGGCACGTACTGTGGTTATGCCACCATCCTCATGGCCCAGTGTCTGCCCATGGGTGCCCGGCTCTACACCGTGGAGATGGACCCACGCAATGCCGCAGTGGCCGAGAAGGTCATCCGCCTGGCAGGCTTCGACGAGGACACTGTGAGTAGCTCCCCCGCCCTCCCCGGTGCCTTCCACGGCTGGCTCCCAGCTTATTCTGAGCGTGCCTCAGTGAAAAGAGGCTGCCAGGAGAGCTGCTCTGGGGGCAGAACCCGGCAGCTTTTCTGCTCCAGCACCGCGGGGCAGCAATCAGCATAGGCCCCAGCCCGGGGAATCGCAGATGGGTGAACAGAATTCCTTGGCTTGGAATTTGGCCCAGACAGTGGTTAATGCTCAATCTCATGACCTCACTTCCCCAGACTGTGCAATCTGAGTGCCAATTGCCTCCGGTCCCCACGTGGTTTCAACTGGCTGAGCTACTCCTCTCCACTTCCTGTCTCAAACAGCTGAGCAGTGTTCCTGTTTGCTGTTGAACAAGCTGCCGAATTCTGCCCCCGAGACAGCTGCATTTTAAAGGGCCAGTCCCAGGCAGGATGGCTCCTCAGTTTGCACCATGCCCGTGAGATCCTGCAGGAGGGCCATGCTGTTCATTGGGGGGACCCCACACTGACCTTCCCACCTTTCCCCAGCACAGGTGGAGCTGATTGTGGGCGCCTCGGAGGAGGTCATCCCACAGCTGAAGGAAAAGCACAGCCTGCTCAAGGCCGACTTTGTCTTCATGGACCACTGGAAGCGCTGCTACCTGCGGGACCTGCAGCTGCTGGAGGCCCACGGCCTGCTGCTTGAGGGGGCCACCATTGTGGCCGACAATGTGGTCTTCCCCGGCGCGCCCCACTTCCTGCAGTACGTGAAGACCTGTGGCAAGTACCAGTGCAAGATGCACAGGACCAGCTTGGAGTACTTCCGGGACATCCCCGACGGCATGGCCGAACTCACCTACACTGGCCTAGACTGAGCTCTCACGGCCAAGGTGGGGCTGCCAGGCTGGGCCTCgtcctgcctgccaggggtcCAGCCGGTGCTGCACCAGAGCTGAGGGGTGTCTGGGCTTGGGGGCCATGTAGAGATGTGCAAAGGTTGTggctggtgggtgggtgtgtgcccACGTGCGTACAGCCTCGCCACGCTGCCCCAGATCTGCACGTGAGCCTGTCTCTGCTCCGTGTGTATAGGGCAGGCCTGCACAATATACGGCccgtgggctgcatgtggcctgcggagcctcactgtgcggcccgcggggggattctaaatcccccacACAGGGcgctctgtgggcagcccagagccctttgaatccctgctgcagcagggaaTCAAAGGGTTCTGTGCTGCCCACAGCggcgggaagcccagagccctttaaatctcagccatggcgGGCAATCAAagtgctctgggctgcccgcagcggcggagAGCCcatagccctttaaatcccagccacagccgggaatcaaagggctctgggctgcccgcagagattcccagccgcggctgggatttaaagggctcagggctgcccgcGGCTGTAGGCAGACCAGAGCACTTTGAATCCCGGCCCGTGGCTGCTTATTTCCCCctccccggacccctgccccaactaccccccagaactcccaccccctatctaagcactgctggtccttgtcccctgatatcCCtctcccgggaccccaccccctatctaaatgccgctgctccttgtcccccaatTAACCCCTCCCGAGGCCCCAGCccctaagcctcccttctccttgtccccaactgccccctcctgagacccccctgcaacttccccccaggaccccaccccctacctgtcccctgataaacccctgggactcccatgtctatccaactgctgcctgtcccctgactgcccccggacgtccgccccatccaacaccccctgctccctgtcccttgactgccccctagaactccctaccccttctccaacccccagcccccttaccatgccactcagaccagcgtgtctggctctgtgcgGCTCCAGACacattgctgccatgctccctcACGGAGCCCACAGccgccccccactcccagcacctgccttccagatttgaacacctcaaaattcaggagtgctcaagctcactttgggcagctgttacttcatttctcccagatcaaatatactgatccactgtaacttgctgtagaaaaagtaggataaaactgagcaagaaatgcttattaggactggaattactattttcaacagccattgcctttttgtttgtttgaaaggaagacagtgatattgcattggcaaattccccatagaaagaaagagtggaacaaaagaataataaaggcacctcaacttttcctcacttacggaggacagtcttataatatgcttccagatatcctccaatcacacaagctgaaaatgttccactttactgcagctctgtaaccatatgggaaccaatcctgtctgtgttctgtgcacatccaaaattcctgctgaatgacccgcccctgggagtgagttaccagtgatccagggctggggcagcaggagggatgtgttgggggcactggtgggggggagcccagggctgggacagcagtggggtgggggtagggcactggtggggaggaaaggtggggaggtagagcccagcgctggggcggcagggggtgtgtgtaggtggggggaaggagagtccaggactggggcagcaggggggagcccagggctgggacaggaggcagccacatttttttttttgcatggggcagcaaaaaacctagatccAGCCCTGCTGGGTTCCctcagccgccggagccccgagccctttaatttgaccctgaggtcTTCCAGCCacttcttcagctgggagcccctggttgatttaaaataaagtatcagctcctcacccccaaccttccattttggcccacagctgttttggtggggcagcgctggggaaggagggtttgtttccacagggGTGGGCGGCCCTGGGGCGGGTGTTTCTACGGGGCCgggaggtttcggccctcagctgttttccttagagtaatgtggccctcgccattttacgagttgtgcaggcctggtataGGGAGAGACAGGGGCCAGAGGCTGTTCTCATTTCCACTGGTGTGAATCCAGGGCGACTCCAAAGTACTCTGCGTTTACACCAGATGTAAActgtgagatgagaatcaggtccACACAAGCTGCACTGTTTGTGAAGGAATGTGAGTCTCCCTCATGGGTCTGGTGCACCGTATGAATGAGCAGCGCACGCATGCACACCCCCAGGCTTCAGCCACCACTCAGAGGTTTTGTTTGCCTCCCTCCTTTCATCCCGCTCCCATTGCTCCTGTCTTCATGCCACCTGGAAC contains:
- the LOC115648568 gene encoding transmembrane O-methyltransferase homolog translates to MVSPAIALAFIPFLVTLIIRYRHYFLLFYRAVLVRRLQDCLTGISREERAFQYVLTHAIPGDPHHILETFDQWCYHCEYLSNVGPHKGKILDRLIYENTPLTVLELGTYCGYATILMAQCLPMGARLYTVEMDPRNAAVAEKVIRLAGFDEDTVELIVGASEEVIPQLKEKHSLLKADFVFMDHWKRCYLRDLQLLEAHGLLLEGATIVADNVVFPGAPHFLQYVKTCGKYQCKMHRTSLEYFRDIPDGMAELTYTGLD